A region of Jonquetella anthropi DSM 22815 DNA encodes the following proteins:
- a CDS encoding MFS transporter gives MRLLGVTCGLATLEAGFFLLPVWFDAIGFEPGQWLGAALGIHAGVAMAGRVLAPRFLEEIGLRRGVIGGFCVLAAAALFFLSVHPSVTAFLAARAVYGAGQTLFLVALLSFQVAAFDVAERSQAMTIVSLGNVLPMLTALPLFELLLARGLVRWYEFFLMAVAGATVWAAFRLPELPDLSAGTELQGQERAPRGSFAQVFREPALRRLFVVLGTFTTLDALQVPLVFVAREQGLPVSSFMVTSALASVLMRSLGVSTVGRFPRRTLAALPGLFLAVALAGATWAGNLFFMALCGALYGAAMGLGYPMMLSLLGDLSSPSLRTRVVSVHGLIYSASYFAVPIAVTALARSMSYVTVYRLASGALVAVGLLAWRIVARHPLEAVDSGKVS, from the coding sequence ATGAGGCTGTTGGGCGTAACGTGCGGGTTGGCGACACTTGAGGCGGGTTTTTTTCTTTTGCCGGTATGGTTTGATGCAATTGGCTTTGAGCCGGGGCAATGGCTTGGTGCGGCTTTGGGAATTCACGCCGGAGTGGCAATGGCTGGGCGTGTTTTGGCTCCAAGGTTTTTGGAGGAGATTGGTCTTCGGCGTGGTGTGATCGGGGGCTTCTGTGTGCTCGCTGCGGCGGCGCTTTTCTTTTTGTCAGTTCATCCAAGTGTGACTGCTTTTTTGGCCGCTCGCGCGGTCTACGGGGCGGGACAGACTCTTTTTTTAGTAGCTTTGCTGTCATTTCAAGTGGCAGCTTTCGATGTGGCGGAGCGGAGCCAAGCTATGACGATTGTGTCGTTAGGCAACGTGCTGCCGATGTTGACGGCTTTGCCGCTGTTCGAATTGCTTTTGGCCCGAGGTTTGGTTCGGTGGTACGAGTTTTTTTTGATGGCCGTTGCTGGGGCGACGGTCTGGGCGGCGTTTCGGCTGCCCGAACTGCCCGATCTGTCGGCTGGGACGGAGCTTCAAGGGCAGGAACGGGCACCGCGGGGGTCCTTTGCTCAGGTATTCCGTGAGCCGGCTCTTAGACGGCTGTTTGTCGTGTTGGGAACGTTTACGACTCTCGACGCCCTACAGGTGCCGCTTGTGTTCGTTGCTCGCGAGCAGGGGCTGCCAGTGTCTTCTTTTATGGTGACTTCGGCTCTGGCGTCGGTGCTGATGAGATCGCTGGGTGTTTCAACGGTGGGACGTTTTCCCCGGCGGACTTTGGCGGCTCTGCCAGGGTTGTTTCTTGCCGTTGCTTTGGCCGGTGCAACGTGGGCAGGGAACCTCTTTTTTATGGCGTTGTGTGGTGCGCTGTACGGGGCGGCAATGGGGCTGGGATACCCGATGATGCTGAGCTTGTTGGGTGATTTGAGTTCGCCAAGCCTGAGAACGCGCGTGGTGAGCGTACATGGATTGATTTATTCGGCGTCGTATTTTGCGGTGCCGATAGCTGTGACAGCCTTGGCGCGGTCGATGAGCTACGTGACGGTTTATCGGTTGGCCAGCGGTGCTCTGGTTGCCGTCGGTTTGTTGGCTTGGCGGATAGTTGCCCGTCATCCGCTGGAAGCAGTTGATTCGGGAAAAGTATCGTAG